A DNA window from Acropora palmata chromosome 12, jaAcrPala1.3, whole genome shotgun sequence contains the following coding sequences:
- the LOC141860891 gene encoding uncharacterized protein LOC141860891 produces the protein MAEQRTPRRRYKEFLRYSNPHKFATERRRNTRKKCIHNVDRSPFVFNEFNVQDMFGEEPARFFDDSSSHERVQKTENSSLSELCSLEHAQELDEAIQLESDEMYDGLLSDQDENQDELLPHNECMYERYVMDDDAGSDIFSDCENTASDSESSSKEHKREKNDMLYSGSPITSSSSVVLLLSFVLKHKLTREAFSDLLAVVEAHCPRPNNCRTTVKKLFQFVSEAKGDIVKHFYCSYCNAYYGRGDNPTQVNRTCNICGQGIPTDGRFFIEVPIVRQLQKFFTDPEFVNSLQYRFQRVKRADKNIEDVYDGSLYRSKCGPGGFLSEKYNLSVKLNTDGVAIFRSSQFGVWPLFLLINELPPSLRRKNKYQVFAGLWFGDEKPFFFNIFQAFCRHVAGN, from the exons ATGGCGGAACAGCGTACACCTCGAAGACGttacaaagaatttttgcGTTATTCAAACCCTCATAAGTTCGCGACAGAAAGAAGACGAAACACTAGAAAAAAGTGCATCCATAACGTCGATCGATCGCCGTTTGTTTTCAACGAATTCAACGTTCAAGATATGTTTGGCGAAGAGCCTGCCAGGTTTTTCGATGACAGCTCCAGTCATGAGCGAGTTCAGAAAACGGAAAACTCATCACTTAGTGAATTGTGCAGCTTAGAGCACGCTCAAGAACTTGATGAAGCAATTCAGCTTGAATCTGACGAAATGTACGATGGCTTACTGAGTGATCAAGATGAGAACCAAGATGAACTATTACCTCACAATGAATGCATGTATGAACGATATGTTATGGACGACGACGCGGGATCGGATATTTTTAGCGACTGCGAGAACACAGCATCGGACTCTGAATCTTCTTCAAAagagcacaaaagagaaaagaatgacATGCTTTATTCGGGTTCGCCTATTACGAGCAGTTCAAGTGTCGTGTTGTTGTTATCGTTTGTGTTGAAGCATAAGCTCACTCGTGAAGCATTTAGTGATTTACTTGCTGTAGTTGAAGCTCACTGCCCCCGACCAAATAACTGTAGAACGACggttaaaaaattgtttcagtttgtAAGCGAAGCCAAAGGCGACATTGTTAAACACTTCTACTGTAGTTACTGCAACGCGTATTATGGCAGAGGTGATAATCCTACCCAAGTAAACAGGACCTGCAACATTTGTGGTCAAGGCATTCCGACAGATGGTAGATTCTTCATTGAAGTACCTATTGTAAGACAGTTGCAAAAGTTTTTCACTG ACCCAGAATTTGTCAACAGCCTACAGTACAGGTTTCAAAGAGTAAAGAGGGCTGACAAAAACATTGAAGATGTTTATGATGGCTCTCTTTATAGAAGCAAATGCGGCCCAGGTGGATTCTTATCAGAGAAATATAATCTCTCTGTAAAGCTTAACACAGATGGTGTAGCTATATTTCGGTCATCACAGTTTGGAGTTTggcctctctttcttcttatCAATGAGTTGCCACCATCATTAAG GAGGAAAAACAAGTACCAGGTGTTTGCTGGTCTGTGGTTTGGAGatgaaaaacctttttttttcaacatttttcaagccttttGTCGACACGTTGCAGGAAACTGA
- the LOC141860897 gene encoding uncharacterized protein LOC141860897, which yields MRGVLDEEYYQHYTLFVSGIFLLSGRSISPEQMEMTGKCLMHFVEMFDAYYGKRYVLMNHHMLLHLKKNVSDHGLLWCSSLFIFENWNGDISNYFHGTQNIAHQIMTAVTSHQHLPELIDDMPQGEAKEMVLQLCGHSVRTNRTHLKDKFYAVGALKKGKPDMPFEDDLLLFLGIETVCEVKFFNRVQFGDAVFHSRKYKRVTRRNNFTVAYQQEEETRYGQIEIFFVVPHYPVVTSGAVIAPMSMSEHRVCEFNEFLGNTAHHIVSLKDPSKKRFDIVRLENIIDIKKLCLYMKFSDNEVGFAAHFPNHFEKD from the exons ATGAGAGGTGTTCTTGATGAAGAGTATTATCAACATTATACCTTGTTCGTTAGTGGCATCTTCTTATTGTCAGGCAGATCAATTTCACCTGAACAAATGGAAATGACTGGAAAGTGTTTAATGCACTTTGTTGAGATGTTTGATGCATACTATG GCAAAAGATATGTGTTGATGAATCACCATATGCTTCttcacttgaagaaaaatgtgTCTGACCATGGGCTCCTCTGGTGTAgttcacttttcattttcgagAACTGGAACGGTGACATTAGTAATTACTTCCACGGTACTCAGAACATTGCACACCAG ATAATGACTGCTGTGACAAGTCATCAACACCTCCCTGAGCTGATAGACGACATGCCTCAAGGAGAAGCCAAAGAGATGGTGTTACAACTATGTGGACATTCCGTCAG AACCAACAGAACACACCTTAAAGACAAGTTCTATGCAGTTGGTGCATTAAAGAAAGGCAAACCCGATATGCCTTTTGAAGATGaccttcttttgttcttgGGCATAGAAACTGTTTGTGaggttaaatttttcaatcgTGTTCAGTTTGGTGATGCAGTGTTTCATTCCCGAAAGTACAAGAGAGTGACAAGGAGAAACAACTTCACCGTTGCCTaccaacaagaagaagaaacaagaTATGGCCAGattgaaatattctttgtgGTCCCGCATTATCCAGTAGTGACATCTGGTGCTGTCATTGCTCCAATGTCAATGTCTGAGCACCGTGTCTGTGAATTCAATGAATTTCTGGGTAACACGGCCCACCATATTGTTTCCCTCAAGGATCCAAGCAAGAAGAGATTTGATATTGTCCGTCTTGAAAATATCATagatataaaaaaattatgtctTTACATGAAGTTTTCGGATAATGAGGTGGGATTCGCAGCGCATTTcccaaatcattttgaaaaagactgA
- the LOC141860892 gene encoding uncharacterized protein LOC141860892, with amino-acid sequence MKERVHLEKATKNNAKGDSRAQQKRKDPEDSTDGQKRKKTKQADSAQEKEKKAKEREEKRKKKEQDQERQKHILEARKAQAAARLATSCNNLTETEVTIFTPQPILQPSTTTSGNSQSHNSNHTRPPTSCQTSQQLTPPAHPTFHVPSPDGDQNVNSRQNSRHSTDKTPLRPNRSATPSQPKRGLYFQNAIEDYTDDEDGDEGEGEEIEGCVSNSNSSNCCEDHKLEVEALRKRLEKVQKRLNIALKAKTSAEVVKSRPGAGILDKTLAAEYKMVEVMEGTGVYWYPHQRAYCAACKNWAGYINAAIDIFFTKETLAVSCAKDNKKKGKNGHQPLDPLVIDALIGKVCSKFAKDSPVPSQVVQKINMKCVEARRPQRIRIARHE; translated from the exons ATGAAGGAACGCGTGCATTTGGAAAAGGCAACGAAGAATAATGCAAAGGGAGATTCAAGAGCccaacagaaaagaaaggacCCAGAAGATAGTACAGATGggcaaaagagaaagaaaacgaagcaAGCAGACagtgcacaagaaaaagaaaaaaaggcaaaagaaagggaagagaaaagaaagaagaaggaaCAAGATCAGGAGAGgcaaaaacatattttagAAGCAAGAAAAGCTCAGGCAGCAGCCCGATTGGCCACCTCTTGTAACAACCTAACAGAAACTGAGGTCACAATTTTCACACCTCAACCTATTCTCCAGCCCAGTACCACTACTTCTGGCAACTCTCAATCTCATAATAGCAACCATACCAGACCTCCAACAAGCTGCCAAACCTCACAACAACTGACTCCACCGGCCCATCCAACCTTCCATGTACCTTCTCCTGACGGTGACCAGAATGTCAACAGTAGACAGAATTCACGACACAGTACAGATAAAACTCCTCTGAGACCAAACAGGTCAGCAACGCCCTCTCAGCCAAAAAGAGGCTTGTATTTTCAGAATGCCATTGAAGATTACACTGATGATGAAGATGGTGATGAAGGTGAAggtgaagaaattgaagggTGTGTCAGTAACTCTAACAGTTCTAACTGCTGTGAAGACCACAAACTTGAAGTTGAGGCTTTGAGAAAGCGTTTGGAGAAAGTTCAGAAGAGGCTGAACATTGCAT TGAAGGCAAAGACATCTGCAGAAGTGGTCAAATCAAGACCTGGGGCTGGTATTCTGGACAAAACATTAGCAGCAGAATACAAG ATGGTGGAAGTAATGGAGGGAACTGGGGTTTATTGGTATCCCCACCAACGAGCTTACTGTGCAGCATGCAAGAACTGGGCAGGATATATTAATGCTGCCATTGACATcttttttacaaaagaaaccCTTGCAGTGTCCTGTGCAAAGGATAATAAGAAGAagggcaaaaatggccaccagcCTTTGGATCCCCTTGTTATTGACGCTCTTATTG GAAAAGTTTGTTCCAAGTTTGCAAAGGACTCTCCTGTCCCTAGCCAAGTGgtacaaaaaatcaatatgaAGTGCGTGGAGGCAAGAAGGCCCCAAAGGATACGAATTGCAAGACATGAGTGA